The nucleotide sequence CTGTGTTATTTATTACCTGGAGGCCTGCTCCATCCTGTTCCAGCCCTCCATAAAGCATTGTTTACACCTGTGTTTTGGCCTCTGTCATTCTGAGATGCGGAGACCGACGCGGTCCTTGATGGAAGTAATCTGTTTCTGGTGGGACTTGAGTTGTGAATGTATTGGGGTACACAATCATTGAGGCCAGAGTTATGTCTGTCCGTTTTTGGTTTTTCCTAAACCTTCTCCCACCCCCCTTATTTTTTTGGACATAGGGCCTTGTTATAGCCCAGACTATGCTGGAATTTTAAGTGTCCATGCCTAGCTTGTGTACATACTTTATGGCAGCACATGATCGATGGAAGCTGGTGTGTGCAGCAGTGACATCCCTGTGTGTGAGTCTTTCCAGGATTCGTGGATGGGGCAGTGTCAGTAGGGATGTGTGATCATGAGTGGTCTCTGTCCTGGTGATTGTGTTGTGAGGCTTCACTGTGTGCAACAAGACCAAGGAGTTGGGGACTATAAGGGAGCCTCAGTTCTGGGCCTTGTTCAACTCCTGTTATCTGTTCCTGAGAACATGTGCTCCTGAGATTTGTGTGTGCTTCAGCATAGacctgtttcttcctctgtgtgtgtgtgtgaacataaaCCTCCTCTGTGTGccactgtggttttttttgtccAACCTGGACTCCTGGTCATACTTGGTGTTAATGTGTATCTCCTTGTGCCctgaaatcttttaaattttttttatttttccattcaaaaatttatacttccctcctcccagtcccctcccactcccccactcatcctcctcactcctccctacttgagagagggcagggaatcctgccctgtgggaagtccaaggccctcccctctacctccaggcttaggaagctgtgcatccatatagactagggtcccaaaaagccagaacatgctgtaaaaacaagtcccagtgcctttatcaaatgcttctcagtcagcccccattgtcagccacaatcagagtccagtttgatcacaagctcattcagtcctggtccagctagatttggtgagctcccattagaacaggcacgctgtctcagttggtggaccaacccctccttctgcccttcaactggaccttgggagctcagtccattgctctgatgagggtctctgtctctatctccatcccttgccggacaaagattctatggtgatattcaagataaacatcagtgtgatagtggggcaaggacagttcaggcaccctctcctctgctgcccaaggacctagctggggacatccctgtggacacttGGGATCTCccctagagccaagtctcttgccaaccctaaaatggctcccttaatgtagatatcttcttccctgctcctatatccacccttcctccatctccaccttctcactcccccaagctcttgccagtcttttcccttcccttcccccaacctcacccccatccctacccccacccccatgctcccaacttttgcccagcaatcttgtttgcttccaatttccaggatgttctatatatgtttttctttgggttcaccttgttatttggcttctctagcctTGTGAAtttataggcttaatgtccttggtttatggctagagtccactaatgagtgagtacataccatattcatctttttgggtctgggttttctcactcaggatagtgttttctatttccatccatttgcatgcaaaattcaagatgtcattgttttttaccgctgagtagtacttgcgtatatattccacactttctttatccattcttccattgaggggcatctaggttgtttccaggttctgtgcCCAGAAATCTTTATACGGGCATTTGGAGACAGGTGCAGCCCCCCTCAGGATAGCTCAGCTGCTCTCCCAAAATGTCAGCAAGGCATTGATTGCCCGCTTGGTAGGCCCAAGAGTTGGTGGAAGGGGTGGGGCATTCAAGTAACCCTATCCACATAGCCTTCCCAGGAACGGTGGCTTCAGTGTTTTGTGTAGCTTAGTGGTGGAGCTGTTGCATTTTATGTGCAAAGCTCTGGATTAGTTCCCAGTACtgcataaacaacaacaaaaattttccTGGACTACAGAGGAGTCCTGTTTTGCAAATGTCTTCTCTACGAGGCTGTCCCAGGTAGCTTTAATCTGGCTCCCACGTTGCCCCGAGGAAGCAGTACGGAGAGGGTCATGCAAATAGTACATATTTGCTCATTTGTTCTACCTGACTTCGCTTCTCTAGGGACATCCTGTACTCACCgttatttttttaagtgcttATGTAAATTACTGACGTAGGAATTTACATACACTTTCCAACTAACTACGCAGTCATTTCTCAATATCCTCTTGGAATGTGTGGTGGAGCTGCCTATGCAAATGATACATTTGCATAGCAAATACCAACAGCCCAGCCACTAGCCGTTCCCTGGCACTTTCTGCTCCTCGGGGTGGACTTTTCTATTGAAATGCCTCATTTGCACCACCCACCCCTTCCCGGGACCAGTCTTAAAAACTCACAGAACGCCTTTTTCTGAATCTGCGTTCCTACTTTCGCGTGGAAGGGGCGGGGCACAATGCAAATGAACCTCGCGCCCCGGACCCGCTCACTTTTCTCCCGTAGGGTGTTCTAGGGCGCTCGCAAACGTCCTGCGCGCGCATGCGCAGCTTCCTCGACCGGGCCGCGGTCACGTGCCCACCGGGCGAGGCGGGGGCGGGGCGTCGCGGGCGGTGGGGGGCGGGGTATGGCGCGCTGTGAGGCGCAGGGCGGCTGGCACAAACGGCGGCGCCGAGGCCGGAGGAAAAAGCTCGGTGAGGAGGTCTCGCGAAGGGAAGGACCCAGGGAGGAGAAGGAGCCCAGAGGTCGGGCGGCCGGGCGCGGACGGCCCGGCGGGAAGCGGGAGGCGGGGCGCGGGCGGCGGCGACCCCGCGCTgggcgggtgggggtggggagggaagcgCGCGCCCGGCGCGGCGGGGCGGGCCATTGAGGGCGGCGGGAGCGCGCGGCCGCCACCGAGGGGAGGGGCCGGGCCGGTGCGGCCCCGCCTCAGTCGCCCGCGGCGTCCGGCCTGGGCTGCTGCGGAGGGGGTTGGGAGGGAGGCCGTCGGGTCCGAccctcctcctgtctcccttccGTCAGTCCGTCTGTCTGGCAGGACCTCCCTTCCGTCTGGGTGTGTGTCGGGCCCCAGTAGGCTTCCTCCCGTAGGGCACAGGTCGACCCCACCGGCCCTCCCGCTCCCCTACAGTCTTGTTTTCCTCCCTGTTCTCTTTGTCCCTGGACACCCGGTGTTCCCCGCCTGCCCTGGCTCGTGGCCTTCCACTCAGGCGATCCGGTTCTCGCAAACGTTGCGCGGTGGCAGTGCCCGCCGGCTCCCCACAACCCCGACTTTATCCTAGATTCCTTACTCCCATTTTCTGTGTCATTCTCTGAGTCTCTATGGACCCCTCAGGCAGGTCCCGTTTCCCACTTCTCGCTGTTGCTTTTCTTCCTCATATCTCTTAGATTATTCGTTTATTGCTGTCCTCTTATTGGGCCTCCCATGCAGCCTTTTCCCTCTGCACTTTCCCCATATTACTCTGCCAGTCCTTCCCTCTCTAATTCCCAAGTTCTGCGCCCCATCttgcctcagtgtgtgtatgtgttcgcTGTGAATGTGTCTGTCATCTACTTACTGCTGGTACCATTCCCAGCCCTTCCTACCTGCTTGTCTCTAACTCCTCTTaagtccttctttttctcttttccagccACCCCCACCAGTCCCTTCTCAAGCTCCTAGGGACAACTGTGGACTTGGGGACCAGTGAGCACCCCCGGGGCACTAGAGGAGCCcctgctgcctgccctgcctcaCCCTGCCCCACACCAGGCCCAGCGGCCCCCGGCTGCATcaagtggaggaggagaaggcggAGGAGGGTGGCACCATGGGCCCGGGCCGTACCCTCCATGCCCGGGGGATGAAGACACTGCTGCCATGGACAGCCCGTGCCAGCCGCAGGCCCTGAATCAGGCTCTCCCTCAGTTGCTAGGGTCTGTGTCAGAGGCCTTGGAGCCTAGCCGCGCCAGGATGGGGGTGGAGAGTTACCTGCCCTGCCCCCTGCTACCCTCCTACCACCGTCCAGGATCATCTGGTGAGGCCTCGGCTGGCAATGGGACCCCCAGAACCACAGCCACTGCTACCACTACCACTGCCAGCCCCCTTCGGGAGGGCTTTGGTGGGCAGGATGGTGGTGAGCTGTGGCCACTGCAGAGTGAAGGTGCTGCTGCGCTGGTCACCAAGGAGTGCCAGCGACTGGCGGCCCAGGGTGCCCGGCCTGAGGCCCCCAAACGGAAGTGGGCCAAGGATGGTGGGGATGCCCCTCTACCCAGCAAGCGACCATGGGCCAGGCAAGAGAACCAGGAAGCCAAGGGGGAAAGTGGTGTGGGCTGTGACAGCGGTggcggcagcggcagcagcagcagcaacactaCCAGTAGCAGTGGCGAGGCAAGTGCTAGGCTGAGGGAGGAAGCACAACCCTCTGCACCCGAGCGCCTGGCCCTGGACTACATTGTGCCTTGCATGCGGTACTATGGTATCTGCGTCAAGGACAACTTCTTGGGGGCAACACTGGGTGGCCGTGTGCTGGCAGAGGTGGAAGCCCTGAAGTGGGGCGGGCGTCTGCGTGATGGGCAACTAGTGAGCCAGCGGGCGATACCACCGCGCAGCATTCGTGGGGACCAGATTGCCTGGGTAGAAGGCCACGAGCCAAGCTGCAGGAGCATTGGTGCCCTCATGGCTCATGTGGACACAGTAATCCGCCACTGTGCGGGGCGGCTGGGCAACTACGTCATCAATGGCCGCACCAAGGTAAGGCACTTTTTCGGTGAGTGCCTAGTACTTTGGCATGTGGGTTTGGAGATAAGTCTGGGGTTATGTAGCAGAGCATAGGCAGCTCCATCCACCAGAAGGGCTTCAGTTACCTGTGGGGCCTTGCATCTCTTCCTCCCACTgggcttttatttacttttttttttaattttattttttgtttttttgttttgttttccttgagacGGGGAttatctgtgtaacagtcctggctgttatGGAACACCCTCTGTATACCAAGCTGGCCCGGAAttcagtgatccgcctgcctctgcctcctgagtgctggaattaaaggtgtgcaccgccaccgccTAGCTGGGCTTTGATTTTTGTACCTGTTCAGCCTAGGGTGGCAGAGGTCCTTGCCCTTGGAAGACCAGGAGCTGCTGTCTTAATCCCCCTTAGACCAAGGGTAGTTAAGGGTGACAGAAGCTTGTTCCACCAGAAGGTGAAGGGAAGTGGCAGTGTTGGGGTAGCCTAGGCTGAAGATGGGGTGTGCTGCCTGTTTAGTTGAGCACCTGGGCTCCACTCTGCCCTGTGAGCCTACTCTTGGCATCTGCATCAAGAGCAGCTTCCTGGAGGTGACACTGGGTGACAGTGCCGGCCTAAGTAGAACACTTGTCCACATGTTTCTCACACCTCCCTGCCCTAGTCCCTTTCTTCATCCTCTGGCTGTCTGTCACTTCCTGCCTGcttttctctggtctctttctTTGACCCTCTGCGTTTATGGTTTTCTCCATTCCTTTTTCGTGTTGCAGAACAGTAGATCCTAATGTTTTTGGAGCCAAGGCTTTTCAGATAATCTGCCCACAGCCATAGACCTTTTCAGGAAAGGTGCACATGTGGTTGGAATTTGATGGTAGTTGTCAGGCTGTCCATTCAAGAACCAGGGGTCAGGAGCCCTGACTAGACCGTGACCTCCGTGGCCTTTCTGGTCTGCTGACATATCCATTCTCTTGCTGGAAGAGTGTGACCCGGAGGCTTGGTGCCATATGGATGCAGTCTGTTGAGAGTGCCTGCTGCTGGCCAGCAGTGGTTCCTGACTGGTGATATTGTAGGCTGTGTTCTGCCCTGTGAGTGGAGGCTGTGCTCCTGATGGTCCCCTCCCTTGTTGCTCAGCTTCTATCTTGGTTTCTACTTCAGTACAGCCTTCTTTCCAGGCTGAAACTGGCTTGGGGATCAGGGTTGCCCCccatccctcccccttctccctgggGCCCAGGCCtgtttcctccccaccccaagtGGAACTTGACctacttccctctccctcccgtTACTTGATAGCTGAAGAGCCAGAACTTGTCCCTCCCTGGGTTTGGCTCCTGTGCAGGCAAGATCAGTGTTGCTTCCTGGGCTCAGCAGTGGCAACTGGTATCCACAGTCCTCAGGAGGGACGtcggggtgggggtagggggaagaCCAGGAGAGCTGAGTGCCCAGGAAGTGGGCTATAAACTCTTTAGCCTTAGAGGATGGGAAAGCTGGCTCAGGTGCCTAGCTACTAGCActttgggaaagggttgaaggaaTAGGTTGTCTCCCCTGCAGTATTTCCTCCTGTCTGGATGTGGTTGGTTACAGAACCTGAGCTAAGATTGGGAAGGGGGAAGAGTCACAGTGTAAGCTCTGAGTGGCCCTCATGTGGAGGTAAGCACAGGTCAGGCTGGTGGGAAGAGGGAGCCAGTCCCATCAGTCTACACAGCAGCTCCATGCTCTCTCACTTACAGAGGGCAAGGGCCACGTGTAACTTTCCTTCTTGTGCTCTAGAGTGAGAGTGTGGGGTGTTGAGGTGAGGACACTGACTGCCAGTGTGGCCTGATCAGTGTAACCTAGGTCAGCCCTGGGTTACATTACTTCTTCCTTCTAGTCCTCTCTTCTCTGTTGACTTGTAACTGGACGACTTGACTCTCTGACATTAAGGATGAGCAGAGGGGACCCCAACGAGGGTCCAGCTTGTTTAGTTTGCTCCTTTAAGAGCAGCTTGGAGGCAAAGCCTGCTGTCTGACTGAGTCACTGGCTtctgatgtggtgtgtgtggtggtggtagggTCCTTAGCACATTATTACCAAAAGCAGGAGCTCCAGCATCCTGGAGTGATCCCTTCTCCCTGCTTTTGAAGGGGGAAGGGTGGAGAGTAAATTCCTTTACCACTCTACTGCAGTCCTTGTGGTTGAAGCTTTTCCTGGAGGGCATGGTTTCAGAGCAGCACTTCGACACAGCAGGTAGTGCACTGGGTACTCTGGCTTCTTGGACAGTCAGCTAGATGCTTGAGTCCAGTCAGTAGCTGCATGGGAAACATGCCCAGATCATGCAGCCCCAAACCTTATAGCTTTGTCTTTTAAGCCTTAAAGTACATCCTGGTTGTTGCATTTTACTGATTGTCACAGTTAGCAAGAAGcggaactacagaagccaaaaaacaAGGTTAGCACAGTTAGGGACTTTGCTAGAATTATGAACCAAGTCTTTGCTCCCACTGTGGCGGGTATTGGGGGCTATGTGCTGGGTTTTAAGGTCAGAATTGTATCTCCAACATGGCCTCAGTCGTGCTAAGGCACAGCACAGGCTGGAATATAGGCGTGAAGGTGGGGAGAAGATAAGTGTTGAGGCTGAGAGCAGAGGGAGGGTCAGGCCCTGCAGGGTGGTGGTCTTGGTGCCTATTGTGGGAAGTGTACTTTTCTGGGTGTGTAGTGCTGTGTGGTGATTGATTAAAGGCCGCACAGCACTGCCTGCCCTCCCATCAGTGTGCAGAACCTGCTTGAGCTGTGATTCGACTCCCAGCTAAGGAGGCCTTGCCCCTCTCTAATCAGTGACTCATGATTCCAGGCCACCAGGGCCACAGCCACATTCTTTCCTACCAGTGAGAGGTTGCTTAGCATGCCATCCCATCTGCAGGAGCAATGCAGAGAAGATTCGTTCTTCTGAGCTTAGTGGCCTGGATTTCCCTCTGGGGCCTTCTCAGTTACTCTACCCTGGTGCTGAAGCCCTCTACTGCTGTGTAACCTTAGATGGTGGCAGGCTTTCCTGGTCTCTTTGCAAAGGTAGGGTCTGTGGTGGATCAGGTGTATAGATCAGAGGCAGAGGCCTTAGGCATCCACAGTGGGGTGAGCTCTAGGATTAATGGGTTGAGAAGAACCTTGGGAGGAGGATATAAGGCTGAATCAGCTGACCTTCATGGAGTGCTGGGTAAGCCTTTTGCTTGGCGGCAGACGGTGATGTGTCTTATTTTGAGTGTTTTTCTTTACTTGTCTTGCTGAGCTAGACTGGACCCAAAAAGTATAGCTGAGCATTGTCAAGGAGCCCAAACTTGCAGAGTGGTACTTGGATGGTAGGGTCAAGATTGGTGGCTGCTTACTGGGCAAAAACCAAAGGGTTCTCTTGCTAACTACTCCATTTTGCTTCGTCTGAACTCCCAGTGGTGTTGGGTAGAGGGTGGTGTTCTTTCCTTTAAGTAGCATTGCAGCTTATGCTCCTGTTCTCTCTCCTGCGGCTGCAGCACTGTGTCTTTGCAGACATTCATAGTCTAGCTCGGTTCTCACAGCAACCTGAAGTGGGGAACTTAATTTACCTCCCCAGTGCCACAGCTCATTCAGCTACAGACACTTGACCTTGTGGCTTGGGTCTGCAGAAGTCCTGGGCCTTGTCTTACTTAAGTCCTGGCTGCCTGGTTGAGAGGCAGGGGAACGTGGAACTCTAGCCAGACCCATGCCCACAGAAACCAAGCCCAGCAGGGTCCTGTCTCTGAGATGTTGGAAACACCATGTCTCCGAGGAGGTAATGCTGCAGATGGATGGAAGGTGTTTATCAGCCCCGGTTTACGGTGGGATAGTGGAGGCCTGCTCAGGCACTGGGGCTGCCAGCAGTGTGCAGGATGCCTGGAACTGGAACTCTAAGTCAGGTTCCTGTCACATGCACGTGTTTGGAGTCTGTAGTCAAGAGTAGCAGCTCTCAGCATGACTTCACATTAGAATTATCTGAGGGCACCTTTAAACAATCCAGGCTGCATCTCCTTCAAGCCCTAACAGAACCTCTGATGTGAGGAGGCTGGAGCCTCCATATCTCAGAACTCTGCTGTGCTCTTGCTGGGTAgttcaagctgaccttgaacctgtgtttcttctgcctccacctgctaagtgctgggattaggtgtGCACCGCACACCTCTACACCTGCCTAGGGTTAGGATCTTTTCAAAAAGCACAAACTATCATTTATTCATTGAGTCCCTCTGGTTTTGGgctggggatggaggtgggagagtGGATTGTTGAACTTGAGGATAGAGTGTGGCTGGAGCTCACATAACATAACCTAAGGCGATCCAGGACAGACCAGGGGCAAGGGGTTCCTCTGGTCTCAGTAAACtaccttcctccatttcttccagGCCATGGTGGCGTGTTACCCAGGCAATGGCCTCGGCTACGTGAGGCATGTTGACAATCCCCATGGCGATGGGCGCTGCATCACCTGTATCTATTACCTGAATCAGAACTGGGATGTTAAggtaggggtgggggctgggatggTATGCTAATATTCCAGCTGGGGTTCTGTCCTCCACTTCTCTCAGCTCACAGGGCTGTAAGGTCTGAGGGCTCCTCTTTAGCTGACTGTGGCCCTCCTTTCCGGGAATGGTGCCATCTGCTTAGCCCCACCCAGACTTgtacactccccccccccttcctgtcCTTAGTAGCTTCCTGCCCATCTCCATGGCAATGTAGACTCTGGGCTGTCATTCATTTTAAGCGTCTGAGTAGTAGGAGGGAGTGATGTGTGCTAGCGCTGCGCCCCCTGGTGGGCACATGCGTGCAGTATAAGGCAGAGGCTACAGGCTTCACCAGTAGCCTTATCTGGCCTGCCCCTAGGTGCATGGTGGCCTGCTGCAGATCTTCCCTGAGGGTCGACCAGTGGTAGCCAACATCGAGCCACTCTTTGACCGGTTGCTCATTTTCTGGTCTGACCGACGGAACCCACATGAGGTGAAACCAGCCTATGCCACCAGGTATGACCTGTACTTTAGGAATGTGCTCAGCTGCTTCCCTTGTGCCAAAGATTTCTTAGATCCCCCCAACCCTCAGAGTGACAGGGGAGTGATGAGATGCTGAGAGGGCCTAAGTGGGACCCAGAATCAAGTGACATAAAAGGGTGGATGTGTCACCAGAGGTGGCAGCTAGAACTGCAGAGAACTGATCTGACTGCCTGATTTCCCAGGTACGCCATCACTGTCTGGTATTTTGATGCCAAGGAGCGGGCGGCAGCCAGAGACAAGTATCAGCTAGGTACCTGCTTTCCTCCTTTGCCCTTCCTAGTCCCTGTGTGCTGCCAGGTCACAGTCCTTACCCTTTTTTTCTGGTGCTCAGAGTGGGTACCCAGGGCCTTTGCCACACTAGGCAAGTACTACCAGCCGCTCACACCCATAGCCCTTTTATCAGTCCCTTACACCCGGTTCTTGCCTGCTTTCCTGCTGTCTCCAACCTGAGTCCCACTTTTCTTTTAATGTTCTCCCCTTTGTCCCAGGTTTCTTTCGGTGTCTCTGTCCCTTCCTAGTGATTCACAGTGTCTTGTCTTCGTCTCTTTCTCAGCATCAGGACAAAAAGGTGTCCAGGTTCCTGTATCACAGCCAACTACACCCACCTAATGGCCAGTCCAGAGCTGCATGGATTAGCAGCTCCCTGCCTTCAGGGGAGCCCCGGGCCCAGCTGCAGCTCACTAGCCTCAGTGCCCGCTCCCCACCTgccactgctgctgcttctggctTGCCTCCGTACTGCGTGCTGTGGCGGGCATAAGCGTCACTGAGGACCAACAAGGAGAGACCTCTGCTGCCCCGTGTTTGGGGCCGGGTTGTCACTTAGGCAGTGGCCAGTGTGGCTGGTGGCCTATGTCCTGCCATGTCTGGTCCATTGTGTGTGAGCTGAGAGGAGGCAGGATTTGGGGTTGAGGTGAGTCATGGCCTCTTGCTGGCAAAGGTCTGTTGGGGGGGGCATACTCacaccccctccccactcctccagcctGGAATGTGAAGTGACTCCCCAACCCCATTGGCTGTGGCACTTTATGGACTGGGATGCCATGGCTTGGGCAGACTAAGGTGCCAGGAGGAGCATGGGTATGGAGGTCCTGCCAGCCAAGAAATAAAAGTTTACCTCAGAGCTGCACATACTTGTATTCCTCTTTGTAAATAGATTTACACGTACAGTTAGGGCAGCTAAGGAGACCAGGACCACTGAGGTCAGAGTAGTTGAGCCCAACCTCAGCGGGCCACCAGGCGGAGCTGGAAGACTGGTGGCACATTGCCCAGTCCAGTGCACTGTGGAGTAAGGTTGATGTCggcaggacttcccacagggagcAAGGAGAACTTCTGCAGGATGgcagtgaggaagaggaagatctCAGAGCGGGCCAGCCCAGCCCCCAGGCACATCCGCTTTCCTGTGGATATACGGGTACAGATGTGGGCTGAGCGAGCACCTGCCAGTTCCCCAGTGCTAACCACTTGGTCCCCTCCCTCCTGATTCAGACCTGGGGCAAAAGGCATGAAAGCATCGTTGTTCTTGAACTCGCCCTGGTCATCCAGGAAATTGGTGGGATTGAAATGATCAGGGTCCTTGAATTGGGTAGGATCCCGGTGCGCAGACACAAGCAGGGGAATCACAAATGTGCCCTGGGGGTACACACAGTTACTGTTACCCACAGACTGAATGTGAGCACCTTATGAAGACCCTTTATATTTTTGTGCTTGGCAcctaacccagggccttgcaggTGCTGGGCAAGTTCTCCCACAGCTACACCCCCGCCCCTGAGACGATATTAATAGCTGGGGAGGGGAGTCCTCACTGAGCCTAATCTCTGAATGGACACTTATGCTCCCTTCTCCCAGTGCAGAATTCTCAGACTCCCTGTGCACCTTGTGCAAGAAATGGTTCCTGAGGTGTGTATCTCGGGTGAGAGCCCGAGGCAGCCCCAGTGGCAGCACGCTGATAAAGCGCTGGATCTCATGCAGCACCGCGTTGGTGTAGGGCAGGCGGGTACGGTCCTCCAGTCTGGGGGTGCGGGTCCGACCTACAGTGGCATCCAGCTCCTCTTGCACCTTGGCTGGGGTCAGCAGAGTCTGTGAGGTGTGCTTTACTAGGTTCCGCCCCTGCTCCCCTCTCATTCATGCTCTGGGGAGGACCCAGTTCCCTGACCTGCCACCTCTGGGTACTTGAGCAATATGAGGAGTCCGTAACGCAGGGTGGTGCTTGTGGTCTCAGTGCCACCGAAGAAAAGATTGTGAGTGGTCATCACCAGAGTCTCATCCTGGAAATGGCTTTCCAGGTCCTGCTGTTCCTGTGGACAGAGGGAGACTAATGCGGCTGCTCGGTGGGAAGAGGAGGGGTTAGGGCAGCAGGAACGTGTACCTTATCCATTTCGTCGAGGAAACGATCAATGAAGTCACGGGGTTCCCCAGCCCGTCGTGACTGCCGGTGCCACCGAATTTGCTCAGTGATGAAGAGTCGGAGCTCTTGGAAGTTTTTGAAGATTCGGTGGTGGGGACCAGGGATCCAGTCCATGAAGGATGGGAACATATTGTATGTCTGGAGAGACAGGGTTCTATTTGTCTGTGAGATGTATCACTGTGTAGCTAACCTGGatctcaatctgtagaccaggatggcctcaaaggcacgtgccaccaccccCTGCTAAAACAGTCTTAATACAGTCTTGGAGAAGGCTGTGGTTTCCCAATGGGGAGATTAAAAGAGGATTTTGTGGATTAGAACTCTGTCATTCAGTCTACAGTCTTGACACTTGCATCTTAATGAGCTACTGTAGATAGGGCTGTGTATGCCCCTGGCGGTTGGCATAAGGCTGTTCCTAAAAGGGAGGAATTGGAGCCCATCCTCTCACCTCACCCCATCGGGAACTCATGATGCGAAAATTGTCACTGAAGAGGTCCAGGAGCCTCAGGAACTCCGGGTCCCCATAGTTATAGCGCTTTCCGAAGACCACAGAACAAATGACATTTGACACGGCGTTATCCAATAGCTGCCGGGGGTCAAATGGAGCTCCTGGGGTAATAAAACTGTGGCTAGTAAGGAGACCCTCACCCTCAAGCCTCTGAATAAGACGGTTTGATACCCTCACACAAAAGCCGTGGTCCCTCCACCTAGCTCCTTGGAATCTGCCTTGCACCAAAGCATTTTGGCGCTCTGTCAGTCACACCCCTTCGCCCCCACTCCTACCCCCCAACCAGGTACTTCGTCTTTCCCTGCTAGGCCGCACCCATGATGGCTTGAAATTCGTCCAGCACGCATGCCGCCTCCTCCAGGATGCGATCCTCTATGGTCCTCGTTCCTACGCCAAGCTCCCTCAGCACCCCAAGTGCAAAGTTGCGTAGCGTCTTCCAGCGCGGCCCATTAGAAAACACTATGCCTACAGTGGGAACCAAAA is from Microtus pennsylvanicus isolate mMicPen1 chromosome 1, mMicPen1.hap1, whole genome shotgun sequence and encodes:
- the Egln2 gene encoding prolyl hydroxylase EGLN2 isoform X1 — encoded protein: MDSPCQPQALNQALPQLLGSVSEALEPSRARMGVESYLPCPLLPSYHRPGSSGEASAGNGTPRTTATATTTTASPLREGFGGQDGGELWPLQSEGAAALVTKECQRLAAQGARPEAPKRKWAKDGGDAPLPSKRPWARQENQEAKGESGVGCDSGGGSGSSSSNTTSSSGEASARLREEAQPSAPERLALDYIVPCMRYYGICVKDNFLGATLGGRVLAEVEALKWGGRLRDGQLVSQRAIPPRSIRGDQIAWVEGHEPSCRSIGALMAHVDTVIRHCAGRLGNYVINGRTKAMVACYPGNGLGYVRHVDNPHGDGRCITCIYYLNQNWDVKVHGGLLQIFPEGRPVVANIEPLFDRLLIFWSDRRNPHEVKPAYATRYAITVWYFDAKERAAARDKYQLASGQKGVQVPVSQPTTPT
- the Egln2 gene encoding prolyl hydroxylase EGLN2 isoform X2 encodes the protein MDSPCQPQALNQALPQLLGSVSEALEPSRARMGVESYLPCPLLPSYHRPGSSGEASAGNGTPRTTATATTTTASPLREGFGGQDGGELWPLQSEGAAALVTKECQRLAAQGARPEAPKRKWAKDGGDAPLPSKRPWARQENQEAKGESGVGCDSGGGSGSSSSNTTSSSGEASARLREEAQPSAPERLALDYIVPCMRYYGICVKDNFLGATLGGRVLAEVEALKWGGRLRDGQLVSQRAIPPRSIRGDQIAWVEGHEPSCRSIGALMAHVDTVIRHCAGRLGNYVINGRTKAMVACYPGNGLGYVRHVDNPHGDGRCITCIYYLNQNWDVKVRHHCLVF
- the LOC142858568 gene encoding cytochrome P450 2F3-like gives rise to the protein MVTCVAALLLPVLMLMLAWWAWLVRRTQLQRGLPPGPKPLPLLGNLLQLQSGHLDRVLMELSSHWGPVFTVWLGPRPAVVLCGYKALRDALVLQADAFSGRGAMAVFERFTHGNGIVFSNGPRWKTLRNFALGVLRELGVGTRTIEDRILEEAACVLDEFQAIMGAPFDPRQLLDNAVSNVICSVVFGKRYNYGDPEFLRLLDLFSDNFRIMSSRWGETYNMFPSFMDWIPGPHHRIFKNFQELRLFITEQIRWHRQSRRAGEPRDFIDRFLDEMDKEQQDLESHFQDETLVMTTHNLFFGGTETTSTTLRYGLLILLKYPEVAAKVQEELDATVGRTRTPRLEDRTRLPYTNAVLHEIQRFISVLPLGLPRALTRDTHLRNHFLHKGTFVIPLLVSAHRDPTQFKDPDHFNPTNFLDDQGEFKNNDAFMPFAPGKRMCLGAGLARSEIFLFLTAILQKFSLLPVGSPADINLTPQCTGLGNVPPVFQLRLVAR